From Caminicella sporogenes DSM 14501, the proteins below share one genomic window:
- a CDS encoding trans-4-hydroxy-L-proline dehydratase activase — MEGVIINIQRYSIHDGPGIRTTVFFKGCPLHCWWCHNPESQNFKQDIMYFENRCQKCGFCVKNCPKGALFIKDDRVLRDEEKCIFCGKCENFCPVNALEIVGRTILEQELLNEIQKDRMFYEESGGGVTFSGGEVLYQIDFLEKMIDKCKMNAIHVSVDTCGYGDWKRLERIASKTDLFLYDLKVMNDEKHKKYTGVSNKTILENLKKLSSIHPNIWIRVPLIEGVNCDEENIQSMIDFLKPLNIQQVNLLPYHNTGMDKYTRLNREYKAVSFGIPSDERMNQIKASFEAYGIYTKIGG; from the coding sequence ATGGAAGGTGTTATTATAAATATTCAAAGGTATTCAATTCATGATGGACCCGGTATTCGAACAACAGTATTTTTTAAAGGTTGTCCTTTGCATTGTTGGTGGTGTCATAATCCAGAAAGTCAAAATTTTAAACAAGATATTATGTACTTTGAAAATAGATGTCAGAAATGCGGTTTTTGTGTGAAGAATTGTCCTAAAGGAGCACTTTTTATAAAAGATGATCGAGTACTTAGAGATGAAGAAAAATGTATTTTTTGCGGAAAATGTGAAAACTTTTGTCCTGTAAATGCATTAGAAATAGTAGGACGTACTATATTGGAGCAAGAATTATTGAATGAAATTCAAAAAGACAGAATGTTTTATGAGGAATCTGGAGGAGGAGTGACATTTTCGGGTGGAGAAGTGTTGTATCAAATTGATTTTTTAGAGAAAATGATTGACAAGTGCAAAATGAATGCCATTCATGTATCCGTTGATACGTGTGGGTATGGAGATTGGAAAAGACTAGAGAGAATTGCATCTAAAACGGATTTATTTTTATATGATTTGAAAGTAATGAATGATGAAAAACATAAAAAATATACAGGTGTTTCTAATAAAACGATACTAGAAAATTTAAAGAAGCTTTCCAGCATACATCCGAATATATGGATTAGAGTTCCTTTAATAGAAGGTGTTAATTGTGATGAAGAAAATATTCAATCAATGATTGATTTTCTTAAACCATTAAATATACAACAGGTAAATTTACTTCCTTATCACAATACAGGAATGGATAAATATACAAGATTGAATAGAGAGTATAAAGCGGTTTCTTTTGGGATACCGTCTGATGAAAGAATGAATCAAATAAAAGCTTCTTTTGAAGCATATGGAATTTATACAAAGATAGGAGGATGA